The Humulus lupulus chromosome 7, drHumLupu1.1, whole genome shotgun sequence region aggggatttaatctcaagtttgaggtgagtttcagccataagttttctggttttcctctgttttcttttagttttcagcctatgattttgttgaggatagtttggattaattgaagttttgattgatgtttgacttgggttttgatgagggtttgatataggtgatgtttaggggttggattgagtgtttggatgaggtttggagctggtttgaaggtttggtttcaagGAGAACGCAGGGGAAGAAATTCTGGTTCTTTGCTGTTTTGCGTAATGAGCcgtggcatggctatggtgagccgcggcctatgaTGGTTTCTGGGGTGGAAATGCCTCTGTCAGAGAGGTGAGCCGCgacatggctgtggtgagccgcggcccacagAGGCATTTTTgcccagaaatgggtttttgacttggggattcaagccttaggcctcgggatcgatcctactacccggtttagtaggattcgatgtctaggaggctaggttttggtttgggaaccctttgttaatcattttattgatggaatcccatatttggttatgaccaggtcaCCGTTAAATGACtcaaagattgatcgttctcaagggtcgttcttatattaattttcactcaaaccagaggaaagaaaactgcaccctgagtatatgtgacatgcgtgtttgtactgaggcatgttggttgataaatgtggacatggatttcataTTTAATGCTAGCAAATATTCTTTatctgtatatggcactgactagtcagggacactgacctaagagtcaaaaatggcatagcgtcatgaatgtcgagccaaatgaagattagatctaatcgatatcagcattgaatggctctatggcattaatgctggaccgatcctaaggtcgatgaacttataagtgcttgactagtctaaggctagtactcagagctagggcataaggccccggtgactgttgtcacatggctagggaacgatgttccagggttatgactctatggtcatgaggaaggttatgttggtgactattcaccatacacctatcctggtcaaacttatgaaaggatcatttatcagttaagccctggtgactatcgtcacatggctagagggagctatacccacttttgtgacttttgctactgtcacctatttgttttggactgatagtcctgattgattattatgatcattgttggtattatatcatgctttattttgttttcttgctgggccttggctcatgggtgctatgtggtgcaggtaaagggaaagaaaagctcacccagccttgagtggagagcataggtgatgatgtgtacatatgcggccccttgaccaccacggccaaggagttctcagaggaactagggggtttaccctatttttgccgcttaggtcggcgggtttatacttttgaaactgtaatgacaattttgagttgtaaataacttgtaaacgttttgatgagctcatgaacagttttatgtacttaataaaatatatcatttcctttttactgatttttcaccttaacctgataataacacttagatcacgtttttatccaaaggactcgagtagcgggtcaaatttccggttcaccgtaactgttctggggtaaccagggcgttacacatgtaatcggaaaaaatacagggtccaaaaaatataaaccctataTTGATTAATTATGTTTACCCTAGTTtcatcttattattattttttcctttctttccaattttattGGATAGATATTAAAAACATTATAAAAGAGCTAGGCAGAATGAGCATCAGAAACTATGTGTTATTGTTTGACATTTTaaccctaatgatctggatataGCTCCACCATTCTTTACATAAAATCTTTTGGTTTCACCATCATGAATTGTTATCCCCACTCAGCACTCAAATCACTACAAAATAGTACAAAAATGTGCTTCTTTTTCTATATATCTATAGATTTTCTAACTTTATAtagatattatttatatatataggtgtTTGATTGAATTTGAGCCATGCCTTTTTCTTTTAATGAACTCATTTTCACCTTTATTCCAGTTTAATCTCATGACTTGGAATAACACGTATTATTCCATTTTACATAAAAGTATTCCATTATGAAATCATCATTCACTCGCATCAattttcctttagtttaaagaaAACATTTTAATCTTCAAAGGGAATAAATAAAGAAGGCAGCTTCAAATATAGCAAAGTGTCACTCTCATCATCTAGGtcatatcttatatatatataattcaaatgtTCTTAAGTATGTGTATGTATTTATAGCTCTCTTTCAGCATAATTAATAAGAAGAAATCTATTGAATGATTATCAAAATAAACTACTAAATAAAAGTCAGAAAGTCAAATAACCTCACTCTATATATGTGATTAgaataaaagtaaaaataaaaataaagagaatctATTAGCCAGAACAATTTATATTGTATTAAAAAGCAAAGAATCTTTCAACCTATGGACCCGGTTTGATCTTTAAGATTCCACACCCTACCACATGCTCATCAGGGTGTCCCACTCCACCCTATTCTTTTTTGGATCTTACTTTGGTTTTGTCACCACCTTTCACTTATTATTACACTAAACACCAATCAATTTTGATTGGTTATTAATGATAATTTAGCCTTCTATTAAGATGGGGTCCACCTATACCTCAATCAATTTATGGTTGAGATTCATCTCAATAAACTCTAATTTGTGTACTATAGTTCTTGTATTGTAATCACTATTGTCTTGTGGTGATCCCTACTATGATGATAATCTTGTGCAAACAAGATGGCTTTGATTTCAAAAATCATCTCGGTAAGTTTATCGCATCGATCAACTAAATAACTGTTAGTGACGTAATAATGTTTAGTTGCCTTATCACCCTATCACATCGGTGTTTGGCCGATatggtaggatctttatttactaatataaaaaaaaaattgtacgtGTCGGTCACGCAAGTAGATAGATGACATGAAAAGAAATTTTGTAATAGTGAACTCAATAAATATTGACATTACAATTattgagaaaaaaaatatgtataatatGATAATGATACATCATCCGATATCGTATGGTGGTTAGTTCATTTATAGAATAGTGATACATAACACTACATACAAAATCAAAAATATCCTAGACACTTTAGGTCATGGAGGATGATACATCTAACAATAAACTTTGCGTTTATTTAACTTCATTGACTAAAATAAGAGGTGTTATCAAAATGTCTTCTTCATACGTATAAACTCCAAAATTATTAGTCAATTGAAAGAAAGTCGCCTTCATGTACACTATTTCTTTCCTACATGAGATTAGTGACAGCATCTTACCTCATCACTtacttggaaaaaaaaaaatataaggaaaTTCTGTTGTAGAGCTTTACTTTAAGTTCTATCGGTAAGACTCTAAGTGTTTtcgacccatgaacagtttttggcgcgatttttttatgaccgtatatattgtagctatttagagcttcttgtaaattttcaaaaaattccgaatagtttacagtatcgaaaactaagttcaaatatattgttgtacgcgtgactaatttttttatgcatgtggaaaataacatatttgaacctagttttcggtactgtaaagtattcggaattttctaaaaatttatagatgctctaaatagctataatatatacgatcataaaaaaaattgtacagAAAACTGTTCATAAGTTAAAAAATGCTAAAAATTATACCGATAAAATTTAGAGTGAaacctataaaaaaaattgtccaaaaaataatagaaaactcCCAACTTTTAGTAAAGGTCCTACCTTGGCTAGACTACTACTGTCACACCTAGCAAGATCAGACGGCTGTAGTTTGTTGGATCATTTTGATCAGAAAAGAGACTGGCTTTACTTGACTTGTTCATGTCAGTGAATGATTTTCAATAAAGGGTTAGTAATTACAGTTTAATGTAATTTTCATGTTggttaattataaattaatatatggCGCATGATGCATGAAAGAAGAGTTTGACATAAAGCCATTGGTATTAGGTGAGAAAAACAACATTACTACTTCCCACGAGTTTAGAAGAAAAgcctttgttttatttttttaatatctatattttttagtGCAGAAAAATGCTTTTGAGCCATCCAATCAGAGAAACTTCACTCCATTCTAAAAGGAAATAAAGAAAGAAACTCTCCAAAACTTATCAGTTCAGAGTTTTTTCAAAAGATTATGGCAACGCAAGGAAAGtagactttttttttatatatctatatatatacatatactttTACTGTAATTAAAGCTTATTAGAACAGATAGTTAATGAATGAGAACTAATTctatcagaaaaaaaaaaactaccctTTTCAGCTAtgcttctctctctttctctctgagGGCCATAAAAAGAACAGTAGACCTTTCTGACTGTGGAAGTTGGACTCCATATGAATTTATTTGCTATGGTCCATACTTCATATGGGGGAGCACCACAGAAAATAATAACCAGCTGTACTTACTTAGGATCATTTATATATTAGTTTGGTAACTCTGAAACTTTTTGTTTTTGTTAATAATCTCTGGTCCtgtctttccctttttctttttctttttaaaaaaaaaaaaaaaatattggttcTCCAGCCATTACCATGTCCATGTACCACTTGATTTTTTTCATCTGGGTCCGCTTGTCATCGAGTTTTTCAGTCGTTATCGGTTCAGTTTCATGGTGCCCACATCAGATTTTCCATAGAGAAAATCAACAGTTTGAGCAGAAAACAGATAGGTTCTGGGAGTTCAAAGAGGAAACCAACACCTGGGTGGAAGTTAAATTGCCTTTTGATCTGATCTCTTGTGTTAATGATAACTGTACTAAAGTTGGTTCAATTCGACTTAAAAAGAGTAATAATAATGACAAAGAGAACCAGGAAGAAGAATATGATGCTGCTTCAGAAAAGATGCAGAGTTCAAAAGATCAGAAAGAAAGTtctggtgatgatgatgatgaagctgatgatgatgatgatgatgagggttttgttctgcctttgagaaagaaaatttcTTTGACCAAGATGTCTGAGACTTCTATTTGGATCACTGGTCAAAGTGGCTGTATCTATGAGAGGTTTTGGAATGGTGTGCAGTGGGTAGTAGCACCCCATGACTTACCCCTATCAGAGGGACATGCAGCTTCTGTTTTTATTGTTAACCACACAATTCTTGCTCTATCTGAATCAGGCAATCTGTATCAGGTACTGACAATCAAACTGTTAAGAACATATCTATGATATATTTGTTTTTCCTGCTTTTGATCTTTGGTCCTGGCAAGCTGGAGTTAAAAGGGTATACCTTAAACTCTGTAATAATCACCAACCATCTAATCAGCTTGTCATGGGAAATAAGGGATTATTCTAACTATTTTAGTCAGACTTGGACGTTTCTAGTACTCTATTATGCTGGGACCAGTACTAAACCAGATATTTGATAGTGGTTATACCTTATTACAGTACCCTttttatcttttcttttgttttctgcttttttttttcccatttcaGATGCAACTCAATGAAATTTCCCAACCAATTTGGCTTGAGTTTGTACCTACACTCTTTCAAACCACAGATACAGAAGTAGAATCTTCAAGAATCTTGATCAAATCTGGTGTTGTTTCACATGATGGAGAGTGAGTAAATGAAATTTTTAATTTGAGAGAGTGAATGAAAGAACATGCCAAGAAATAATCTCAAATTCCCTTCACTGAATGAAGAAACTCAGCAAGCATGTTGTCTCCTAATAACTCCTTGATTTTGCTTTGCTGCATTGACTGCCAGGAGAGTTTATTTCTGCACTATGAATGGGACATTGTTAGAACTTGCTGAGATTGAGCCTACAAGGTAAGACTTTTCTATAATCACTTCAAGCATCAGGCAGTTAAGCTAACTAGTCTTTAATaaaagtttttctttttattaattctGATTTAACTTTAAGTAAGATTTCTGCTGTAAATGTAGAACAGATGGGTAAACCATGGACAACCACCAGGCGCAGATGTTGCAGCAGTAGCTGATGCTGGTACCATAAGACCAGAAGTAGTATATACTATAAGGTGACCATTGTAACAAGCTATAATTTTTTGCTAAGTTCATATCTTGATGAATGTTGTAACATGAGAATCCAATGCAGTTCTATAGGAAACCTTTACGAATATGATAGCAACTCGAAACCATTGTGGAAGAAGCATATTTGGAAAGAAAGAACTGCAAAAGATGCTTCTTTGGAACCATTAAAGGGCGCTTCTTTACATGGCTTGATTAGAGATCATTCCATATCCTTGTTTCTGTTAACAAAGGTAAATATATGCTTACACTCATTATCACGATGACCATTTTGATTTTctaatataaattattatattctTATCCATGTCCTTAATGATCAGGGTGGTAATTTGGTTGAGAGAAGGTTAAACCACAGGAAGTGGAAATGGTTAGTCCATGGAAGTCCCAAGAATCAGCACCTGTCATCTATCACACAAGCACAGCAAGACGACTCAAACGACAAATTCTTCTCATTATTTTTCACTACGTCTTCTGGGTCTGTTTTCGAATATAGAATATCAAAGAAAGCAGGTGAGTATAGTTGGATTCTGGGAGAAGCTATTCCCTTTCTTCTCATCATAGGTGATATAAGCATGTTTCACAAGAACATGGCACATTAGTTTAGTAGACTATGTCACAATTAACAAGAACAATATCAAATATGAATCTTGTACtgaattttgattatttttccCTCAAACGAGGACAGGTGATAATCAAGCAAATCAAATGGCAGAAACATGGGTGAACCATGTGCATCCTCCACATGCCAAAGCTGCTAGAGGAATTGGTGGACTACAATTACAAGCTGGCAGGATTGTTTTTCCACTGGATGATGGAAGACTTGCAGAGCTGCATATATCAGGCATTGGTGGTGAAAATGTGGGACCAACTAACTCAGCTGGTGTTAGAAGAAAATCTACAATGAAATACGTATGGTCAGTACTAGATGCTCCTGAGACTGAAGGATGGAATGCAGAATATTGCACCGAGGAGCATGGACCTACAAATTGTATCATGGGGATAAAAGATGAGCCAAATGATTTAGGAACAACAAGATTGGCCACTAGGAGGAGAAAGGGAAGCCAACAAGATTACTTGATTCCGAGTGCTTCATCTAATGGTCAAGCAAATGCTTTGGATGAATATAGTTTAGCAGATAATTGGATCGAAAAAAACTTTCGTTTGAGAGTGATGCAAGGAGGGAGATCATTTTTTCTCATAACTGATGGTGGCTTTACTTTTGAGTACCTTTATACTGAAAGTACATGGATATGGCTGAGACATGAGTACCCTGAAGCTATCAAAGGTGCAGTAGGAAACTACAATGGAAGTTTGTATGTCATTGACACATATGGAAGTTTACTAATAAGAGAAAGAAGTGGCAATGAACTAGCATGGATAAATTGTACAGCTTTGAAGAGAGGTAGTCAAGTGACTAGTGGCCCTCCTTGGGATGGAATGCCAGGTAGAGCTCTGAAAGTTACACCAGAAGATGCCCTCTTCTTTGTGAGCAGGAATGGAAAATTACTACAGTTTACAGTAAGTTTTAACAGACAATATCAACATTTTCTAATACTACCATGGAAACTGACAATTAAAACTCTTCTGTAGGTTGCATTGAGGAAACTCAAATGGAAAAACTGCCAAAACCCTCCAAACACAAAAGTTGCATGTATAATAGATCAGGAACTTTTCCGGGAAAACATAGTGTTTGTTGTTGGAACAGATGGCAGGCTATACCAGTATAACAAAGTGACTGAACTATGGCATGAGCATTACCAGTCTCAGCATTTGATTCTGTCAAGTATGCCAGGAACAGCAACGAGGCCCTCGTCAATGTCTTTAACAGGCTCACTTTTCATGCTGTCTGAAGATGGTGGACTAGTTGAGTATCATTGGAACTCAATGGATGGTTGGAATTGGGTGGAGCATGGAGCTCCACATAAAGGGGTAAGATTGGTTGGTTCACCTGGGCCATCCTTTGAAGGAAACCAACTTTTCTTGATCAGTTCAGATGGAAATGTGTACCTGCGCTACATGGATCAAACCACATGGAAATGGAAAAACTGTGGTTTTCCCTATATGGGAAATATGGAAGAtcaaaaacaagaagaagaagaagaagaagtaggaCACAAATGGAAAAAAAATGTTTGTGTGGATGAAGATTTTTCAACCAACTTGGAAGACTCTGAACACGTTGATGATATCAGCAGTGATTGTGATCCAAAAGTAAGTATCTTACTATTCAAAGAAGAAAGCTTTATGTGTTGTTAATGTAAAATAAATGGTTATGTGTGACTCTGTGTGTTCAGGTAGCATCTATAAGACCGATTCCTTTCTCTGAAGATTCAGTGATTTTTGAGTTGAGAGACGGCAGAGTAAGAAAGAAATCATTCTTAAGACTTGTAAATTTACAAGGAAAATTATATCTTTGAGAAAAATATTGCTGACTGTTGGTGGTTGGTTTGATTATTGTTCTTTACAGTTGGGAGAATTGAGACGAGTAGAAAGCACTCAATGGATATGGTCTCGTACAATAGGCACTCCAACGAGCTTATGCATGGAAAATTATTGGACAGCTTTAGCATCATGAGACCATGCCAAAGCAACCCTTCTGTACATTAAATAAATGAAACTAACAACGAAAAACATTAAGcttagaaggaaaaaaaactcTGGCTTTCCATTGAGGAAGTAGCCACATGTTCATCTTCATTGATACATAGAAGAATCACTAGAAATTTTTTACAATCACACAATACACAAAGTAACAATAATCGGTAAAACCATTTAGAGATGTACCTCAGAATGTGTACCATTGACGACTTTACATCAAACAGTAATTAAGGCTTTTTTTCTTTCCACTAATTTTTTGTACCTTGGTCATATTTGCAGATAACCATCCAGttccatttattttctttttgtaaatttgctaaaaaaaaaatattgttaatTTCAAAagccataaaaaaaaaatcgaatgAATTACCCTTCACACAACACCTGACGAACTCAATTACAGTTaaaaattaataagaaaaatTTGAGAACCACTGGCAAGGTGTTACAATGGTGTACACTAAAATTGGATAGCCTTCATAATATGTATATGAACATACaagaaaaactatggaaaaagcAGAAAAGTCTTTAAGAGATAAAATTAGGATAAAAACTACATCAATCTTACAAAATCATCATTCATCTTTACTAGCAGTGTCTTCAAAATCAGAATCACACCATGAAAAGCATCCCCAAGTTAATAGAAAACAAATCACTAAGGAACTCATCACTtgaaccatttataatatgggtAAAGTGAGGGGCTCCTTGAAGAACAAAGACGGAAGCCCTATAACAGGTGAACTcggaactcaaataatacagaTATGAAACCCCCTCTTCCTTGAGAATTCATTCTCCTCACAGTAGAACATAAACCAAATTAGTATCTTCTCCTGGGACTCCTTGAGCGACGCTCTCGTGGAGGCCTGCAATAGTTCAAAGTCAAGAGAACATATTAGTTCTCTTATGAAGTCCCATGTATGCCACGCACCAAGCAAAGTATGATAGAAGATACAACTGAATGCCAACTAGAGTACTCTAAAGTTTCAGGCCTTCCTAGATGCGATCAGTCATTGTATAAGGCTCTACTCCATTAAAGCAAAGCAGTCCATTGCATTGAGATTTTTGCTTCAGTAAATTTGTTGCATTTCATGGATATTTATAAAGCGGTAAACTGCATTTTCTAATATTTGTTCATAGATCATCTGACTCTTGCATATGAAGGAAAACTTAACAGCACCCAAGATGTCTCTTGCATTCTGAGGTTAATATAAACTCACGGTGTGATAGTATCTATAAAAGCAAGAGTTTAAATTTCTTTAcgaacaagataaattatcaaTGAATACTTATATAATACTAATATTATAAACGCAAACCTTATATTCTTCTTCTTGTTAGCTCCATCAAGAAAGGAGCCATTGCTGAAGGACCAATCCACACTCACAGTCTGGGTGAGAAGTTCAGCTCCATTCATTCCAGCTATAGCAGCTTGTGCTTCCTCAAAACTCTCATACTCGATGAGTGCATATCCCTGTTAAGAGAAACAATGCAAATCAACTAATTAGATAAAAACTATACGAAAATATGGTCAAAACACAAGAATTAAATTGTTGGAAAGATATCACCATTCACCAAAAAGAAAAGTATTAGTTGCCATACTCGTTAAGGAAAAAAAACTGCACATGctttaataaaattgattaattCCTCGCTATTTCATGCGTCGCCCAGGAATAGCAGTATGAATAGGCCATAGAAATAGGATCGAAGGTATTACACATCTTCATATGGAGACAGAAGATGATAGAATGACCATGCTAGGAACGTTAGAGAGCTTCCACGGTCAATAGATAGGTTGAGGAATCAGGGAGGAgggttttcattaaaatattcacTCCAAAAACTTGCAAAGCTAATAAAATTTGTACCGAAATTTTGGTTATAAGAACCTTGcaatgatcatttcatttttatcATCTTGAGACCAATTCCTTTTGATGAGTAATAACattaaaacataaatatcataCTTTGCAACAATAAAAAACAATTAAAGCTTCAACAATGCATGAGATCTATTAAAAAAAGGCAAAAGTTCTTCATACCTTGACAAAACCAGTACGACGATCAAGATTCAAGTGCAAATTCTTGATTTCTCCAAACTCACCAAAGGCATTCTGTAGATCATCCTCTTGTGCCTCCTCATGAACTCCAGTGACCAGAATAATCCAACCTTCAATTGCtgtatacatttaaaaaaaaaaagagttacagAAAAGTAGTATAGTTTGCTTAGAGAGGAAAATATAAACTCAAAAAAACGAAAATGCCAATAGCCATGCAGTTACCACAACTACAATCGTTTCAAAGTACATATAAAACTAGAAATGAGTTCTCGATTCAGTAAGCAATAAATAAAATTGACAAATTCTGGCCAAATTCCAAAGGGTCAAACATAAGCTTCTATTTATTTGCCCGAAATCTTTACCATAAAACAAAAACTAATAGGACCAAAATATCATAAACCCTAAAAAACCAATACGTGGAACTTAAAAAGAACAAtggaaaacccccaaattttgTGCAAAACCCTAGCACTAAATAAACGACACATTAAAGATTGACAAGAGATGGACAGAAATAGCATGAGAGATAAAGGGGAATACTTACAACGCTGGGGCTCGAGCCCGTCGGAGGACTTGAGGGAGTCAAAATCGGCGCCAGTTAGACGGCTGTTGCGGTCGGTGTTGAGATCCTCACGGAAACCGCGGCCCTTGGTCTTCTTTTGGGAGAGTGAGGATGAGGCACCGCCGCCAGTGATGGCGGACTTGAGCTTAGGAAGAGGGGCACGGGGAGAAGCGGTGGCGTCGGCGTCTGGGGCACCGTCCTCGTCCATGAGGTCGTCATCTTCGGGCTCGAAATCCACCGCCTCAACGTCTGCGTTTGCCATAGTTGATTCTCTCACCctagctttctctctctaaaatggAACACTGTCGACGGCCACTTTTGTGTTTCAGGAAGATCGTGGACAAGGGGGTGTATATTACGATTTTGTGGGAGTTGGACTTGGTCTACAAAACGACATTGAAAACATAAAAACGACAACATAATGCGAAATCGactataaatattgaaaaatgtCATCAACCGTACAAACGACAATAAAACTCATAAGGGTGCACAAAGCGACATAAAAACTCAAAAACGACATCTATTAGAAAACGACATGAATATCAAAATCTGCCATTGACCGTAAAAACGACAACCTAATTGTGAAAAAACAAATGAATACGAAAACGACAACCGCGGAAACCAACAAGGTTTAAAGCGATAATTCACATGAAACACGACCATAAAATAGTAATTCGACAATTAATATGGAAAACGACAATATTTAGAAAAAACAAAAGAATACAA contains the following coding sequences:
- the LOC133790460 gene encoding uncharacterized protein LOC133790460, which translates into the protein MSMYHLIFFIWVRLSSSFSVVIGSVSWCPHQIFHRENQQFEQKTDRFWEFKEETNTWVEVKLPFDLISCVNDNCTKVGSIRLKKSNNNDKENQEEEYDAASEKMQSSKDQKESSGDDDDEADDDDDDEGFVLPLRKKISLTKMSETSIWITGQSGCIYERFWNGVQWVVAPHDLPLSEGHAASVFIVNHTILALSESGNLYQMQLNEISQPIWLEFVPTLFQTTDTEVESSRILIKSGVVSHDGERVYFCTMNGTLLELAEIEPTRWVNHGQPPGADVAAVADAGTIRPEVVYTISSIGNLYEYDSNSKPLWKKHIWKERTAKDASLEPLKGASLHGLIRDHSISLFLLTKGGNLVERRLNHRKWKWLVHGSPKNQHLSSITQAQQDDSNDKFFSLFFTTSSGSVFEYRISKKAGDNQANQMAETWVNHVHPPHAKAARGIGGLQLQAGRIVFPLDDGRLAELHISGIGGENVGPTNSAGVRRKSTMKYVWSVLDAPETEGWNAEYCTEEHGPTNCIMGIKDEPNDLGTTRLATRRRKGSQQDYLIPSASSNGQANALDEYSLADNWIEKNFRLRVMQGGRSFFLITDGGFTFEYLYTESTWIWLRHEYPEAIKGAVGNYNGSLYVIDTYGSLLIRERSGNELAWINCTALKRGSQVTSGPPWDGMPGRALKVTPEDALFFVSRNGKLLQFTVALRKLKWKNCQNPPNTKVACIIDQELFRENIVFVVGTDGRLYQYNKVTELWHEHYQSQHLILSSMPGTATRPSSMSLTGSLFMLSEDGGLVEYHWNSMDGWNWVEHGAPHKGVRLVGSPGPSFEGNQLFLISSDGNVYLRYMDQTTWKWKNCGFPYMGNMEDQKQEEEEEEVGHKWKKNVCVDEDFSTNLEDSEHVDDISSDCDPKVASIRPIPFSEDSVIFELRDGRLGELRRVESTQWIWSRTIGTPTSLCMENYWTALAS
- the LOC133790461 gene encoding RNA-binding protein Y14, producing the protein MANADVEAVDFEPEDDDLMDEDGAPDADATASPRAPLPKLKSAITGGGASSSLSQKKTKGRGFREDLNTDRNSRLTGADFDSLKSSDGLEPQRSIEGWIILVTGVHEEAQEDDLQNAFGEFGEIKNLHLNLDRRTGFVKGYALIEYESFEEAQAAIAGMNGAELLTQTVSVDWSFSNGSFLDGANKKKNIRPPRERRSRSPRRRY